From the genome of Globicephala melas chromosome 16, mGloMel1.2, whole genome shotgun sequence, one region includes:
- the ZNF22 gene encoding zinc finger protein 22 encodes MRLGKPKGGISRSSSQGKVYENQRKTGRQRQRWGMTVRFESSLSRLRRSLDEKPYKCVECEKSFSQSSTLFQHQKIHTGKKSHKCADCGKSFFQSSNLIQHRRIHTGEKPYKCDECGERFKQSSNLIQHQRIHTGEKPYQCDECGRCFSQSSHLIQHQRTHTGEKPYQCSECGKCFSQSSHLRQHMKVHKEEKPRKTRGKNIRAKTHLVSSWKAGKGRKSVAGLR; translated from the coding sequence ATGCGGTTAGGAAAACCTAAGGGAGGTATATCTCGGAGCTCGAGCCAAGGAAAAGTCTATGAGAACCAGCGCAAAACAGGCCGGCAGCGGCAGAGATGGGGAATGACTGTTCGCTTTGAATCAAGCTTGAGTAGACTGAGAAGAAGCTTGGATGAGAAGCCTTATAAATGTGTCGAATGTGAAAAGAGTTTCAGTCAGAGCTCAACTCTTTTTCAACACCAGAAGATCCATACTGGAAAGAAATCCCATAAATGTGCTGATTGTGGAAAAAGCTTCTTTCAGAGTTCTAATCTCATTCAGCATCGACGGATCCATACTGGGGAAAAGCCCTACAAATGTGATGAGTGTGGAGAAAGGTTTAAACAGAGCTCAAATCTCATTCAGcaccagagaattcatactggagaaaaaccctatcAGTGTGATGAATGTGGCCGATGTTTCAGCCAGAGTTCCCACCTCATTCAACATCAGAGAACCCACACAGGGGAGAAACCCTACCAGTGCAGTGAATGTGGCAAATGCTTCAGCCAGAGCTCTCATCTTAGGCAGCACATGAAGGTGCACAAAGAAGAGAAGCCTCGTAAAACCCGGGGCAAAAATATTAGGGCAAAAACTCACTTAGTATCATCTTGGAAAGCTGGTAAAGGAAGGAAGTC